In one window of Escherichia coli DSM 30083 = JCM 1649 = ATCC 11775 DNA:
- a CDS encoding replication protein, whose product MENQKTGYIPLYRSILKQSWAKDVYLRTLWENLLLNAARKPYKANFKGHEWHLQPGQLVVTAADLGLQLCDRHGKPASRDQVERMLQVFVKEGMISIDGEKQKGRVITITNYHEYAQKMDNLPAHEAAQTTAHDAAHDEASNSAAFSVHAAHESAHEAAQTTAHHEQEGINKNINNTPLPPNGGGDGQVKPERRKAERIDYESFLNAYNTEVGDRLPHAVAVNEKRKRRLKKIIPQLKTPNVDGFRAYVRAFVHQAKPFYFGDNDTGWTADFDYLLREDSLTGVREGKFADRGIA is encoded by the coding sequence ATGGAGAACCAGAAAACTGGTTACATTCCGTTGTACCGGAGCATTCTGAAACAGTCATGGGCGAAAGATGTTTATCTTCGCACCCTGTGGGAAAACCTTCTCCTGAATGCCGCCAGAAAGCCATACAAAGCGAATTTCAAAGGTCATGAATGGCATCTGCAACCCGGTCAACTGGTTGTGACAGCAGCTGATTTAGGTCTTCAGTTATGCGACAGACATGGCAAGCCAGCAAGCCGTGATCAGGTTGAGCGGATGCTTCAGGTTTTTGTGAAAGAGGGGATGATCTCCATTGATGGAGAGAAGCAAAAAGGCCGTGTGATAACCATCACAAATTACCATGAATATGCTCAAAAAATGGACAATTTACCCGCACATGAAGCCGCACAAACAACCGCACATGATGCCGCACATGATGAAGCCAGCAATAGCGCGGCTTTCAGCGTACATGCCGCACATGAAAGCGCACATGAAGCCGCACAAACAACCGCACATCATGAACAAGAAGGTATTAACAAGAATATAAATAATACCCCCCTACCCCCCAATGGGGGAGGCGATGGGCAGGTTAAACCTGAACGTCGCAAGGCAGAACGAATCGACTACGAATCCTTCCTGAACGCCTACAACACCGAAGTCGGTGACAGACTGCCACACGCTGTTGCGGTCAACGAGAAACGAAAACGCCGCCTGAAGAAAATCATCCCGCAACTGAAAACGCCAAACGTGGACGGTTTCAGAGCGTATGTCAGGGCGTTTGTGCATCAGGCCAAGCCGTTTTACTTCGGAGACAACGACACGGGCTGGACGGCTGATTTTGATTACCTGCTGAGAGAAGACTCGTTAACGGGAGTTCGGGAAGGGAAGTTTGCAGACAGGGGGATTGCATGA
- a CDS encoding lambda phage CII family protein encodes MVRANKRNEALRIESALLNKIAMLGTEKTAEAVGVDKSQISRWKRDWIPKFSMLLAVLEWGVVDDDMARLARQVASILTNKKRPAATERSDQIQMEF; translated from the coding sequence ATGGTTCGTGCAAACAAACGCAACGAGGCTCTAAGAATCGAGAGTGCGTTGCTTAACAAAATCGCAATGCTTGGAACTGAGAAGACAGCGGAAGCTGTGGGCGTTGATAAGTCGCAGATCAGCAGGTGGAAGAGGGACTGGATTCCAAAGTTCTCAATGCTGCTTGCTGTTCTTGAATGGGGTGTTGTCGACGACGACATGGCTCGATTGGCACGACAAGTTGCTTCGATTCTCACCAATAAAAAACGCCCGGCGGCAACCGAGCGTTCTGATCAAATACAAATGGAATTTTAA
- a CDS encoding recombination protein NinB — MKQTIFLRTKQQQQAAINAILATPLDKDKPVTIRITDYKRNLDQNAKFHAMVADIARQVQWRDKWLKPEQWKVLLISGHAVATKQEADVLPGLEGEYVNIRESSAQMSVKRMASLIEYTTAWAIGQGVRFTDRRYE, encoded by the coding sequence GTGAAGCAAACAATATTCCTCCGAACTAAGCAACAACAGCAAGCTGCAATAAATGCCATCCTCGCAACACCACTCGATAAAGACAAGCCAGTCACCATCCGCATTACTGACTACAAGCGCAACCTTGACCAGAACGCAAAATTTCACGCGATGGTCGCAGATATCGCTAGGCAAGTTCAGTGGCGCGATAAATGGTTAAAACCAGAACAATGGAAGGTTTTGTTGATCAGCGGTCATGCAGTGGCAACAAAACAGGAAGCTGATGTTTTGCCCGGGCTTGAAGGCGAATACGTCAACATTCGCGAAAGCAGCGCGCAGATGAGTGTGAAGCGTATGGCAAGTCTGATCGAGTACACAACAGCATGGGCTATTGGTCAGGGTGTCAGATTTACCGACAGGAGGTACGAATGA
- a CDS encoding LexA family protein: MKTQLMGERIRARRKELKIRQAALGKMVGVSNVAISQWERSETEPNGENLLALANALKCSPDYLMKGEESLSNIAYHSRHDPRGSYPLISWVSAGCWMEAVEPYHKRAIDNWYDTTVDCSEDSFWLDVKGDSMTAPAGLSIPEGMIILVDPEVEPRNGKLVVAKLEGENEATFKKLVIDAGRKFLKPLNPQYPMIEINGNCKIIGVVVDAKLANLP, from the coding sequence ATGAAAACTCAATTGATGGGAGAGCGCATTCGCGCTCGGAGAAAAGAACTCAAGATCAGGCAGGCCGCACTTGGAAAGATGGTCGGCGTGTCTAATGTTGCCATATCTCAGTGGGAACGCTCTGAGACAGAGCCAAATGGAGAGAATCTTCTCGCCCTGGCTAATGCGTTGAAGTGTTCCCCTGACTATCTGATGAAAGGAGAGGAAAGTCTTTCAAACATTGCCTATCACAGTAGGCATGATCCAAGAGGGTCATACCCTCTGATTAGCTGGGTGAGCGCAGGATGCTGGATGGAAGCTGTAGAACCATATCATAAGCGTGCAATAGATAACTGGTACGATACAACCGTAGACTGTTCAGAAGATTCGTTTTGGTTGGACGTGAAGGGAGACTCAATGACGGCTCCGGCCGGTCTCAGTATCCCTGAAGGAATGATAATACTCGTCGATCCTGAAGTAGAGCCGCGTAACGGGAAACTGGTAGTTGCAAAGCTCGAAGGAGAAAACGAGGCAACTTTCAAGAAGTTAGTTATTGATGCAGGCAGGAAGTTTCTAAAACCACTTAACCCACAATATCCGATGATCGAGATCAACGGAAACTGCAAAATCATCGGCGTAGTTGTCGATGCAAAACTAGCAAACCTTCCATAA
- a CDS encoding replicative DNA helicase produces the protein MRQDIEASVIGGLLIGGLTPTASDVLATLEPEAFSIPLYRKAFEVIRKQARNRNLIDALMVAEACGEEHFTSILMTSKNCPSAANLKGYAGMVADNYHRRLVLEIMDEMREPIQSGTIDASSQAMDELVKRLSAIRKPRDEVKPVRLGEIITDYTDTLDRRLRNGEESDTLKTGIEELDAITGGMNAEDLVIIAARPGMGKTELALKIAEGVASRVIPGSDVRRGVLIFSMEMSALQIAERSIANAGRMSVSVLRNPASMDDEGWARVANGMSQLADLDVWVVDASRLSVEEIRSIAERHKQENPNLSLIMADYLGLIEKPKADRNDLAIAHISGSLKAMAKDLKTPVISLSQLSRDVEKRPNKRPTNADLRDSGSIEQDADSIIMLYREAVYDENSSAAPFAEIIVTKNRFGSLGTVYQRFCNGHFVACDQDEARQICTASNAPAARGRRYAQGADV, from the coding sequence ATGAGACAGGATATCGAAGCGAGCGTTATCGGTGGCCTGCTGATTGGTGGATTAACTCCAACCGCCAGTGACGTTCTTGCAACGCTGGAGCCGGAAGCGTTTTCAATTCCGCTCTACCGGAAAGCCTTCGAGGTTATCCGGAAGCAGGCGAGAAACAGAAACCTAATCGACGCGCTGATGGTTGCCGAGGCGTGCGGAGAGGAGCATTTCACGTCAATCCTGATGACCAGCAAAAACTGCCCGAGCGCCGCAAACCTGAAGGGATATGCCGGAATGGTCGCGGATAACTATCACCGCCGTCTGGTGCTGGAAATCATGGATGAAATGCGTGAACCAATCCAAAGCGGAACCATCGACGCATCGAGTCAGGCGATGGATGAACTTGTAAAACGTCTCTCAGCCATCAGAAAGCCCCGTGACGAGGTTAAACCTGTACGGTTAGGGGAAATCATCACCGACTACACTGACACGCTTGACAGGCGTCTGAGGAACGGAGAAGAGTCCGATACCCTGAAGACCGGAATCGAAGAACTTGATGCCATCACCGGAGGGATGAACGCGGAAGACCTGGTGATAATCGCTGCTCGTCCTGGTATGGGGAAAACCGAACTGGCGCTGAAGATTGCCGAAGGCGTTGCAAGCCGCGTTATTCCTGGTTCTGACGTCCGGCGCGGGGTATTGATTTTCTCAATGGAAATGAGCGCATTGCAGATTGCAGAGCGAAGCATTGCCAACGCCGGGAGGATGTCGGTTAGCGTACTGCGAAATCCTGCATCGATGGATGACGAGGGCTGGGCACGTGTTGCTAACGGCATGAGTCAGCTTGCAGATTTGGATGTATGGGTAGTCGATGCCTCGCGATTATCGGTCGAAGAAATACGCTCAATCGCAGAACGGCACAAACAGGAAAATCCAAACCTCTCACTCATCATGGCGGATTATCTTGGCCTGATTGAGAAGCCGAAAGCAGACCGCAACGACCTCGCAATTGCTCACATCTCCGGAAGCCTGAAGGCGATGGCGAAAGACCTGAAAACACCGGTTATTTCCCTGAGTCAGCTTTCACGCGATGTTGAGAAGCGACCAAACAAACGCCCGACAAACGCAGATTTGCGTGATTCAGGAAGCATTGAACAGGACGCAGACTCAATCATCATGCTCTATCGGGAAGCGGTATATGACGAGAACAGTAGCGCCGCGCCATTTGCTGAAATCATCGTGACGAAAAACCGTTTTGGCTCACTTGGTACGGTTTACCAGCGGTTCTGCAACGGACACTTTGTTGCATGTGACCAGGATGAAGCCAGACAGATTTGCACAGCATCAAATGCACCTGCTGCGCGTGGCAGACGATATGCACAAGGGGCTGACGTATGA
- a CDS encoding Cro/CI family transcriptional regulator — MYKKDVIDHFGTQRAVAKALGISDAAVSQWKEVIPEKDAYRLEVVTAGALKYQESAYRKAA, encoded by the coding sequence ATGTACAAGAAAGATGTTATCGACCACTTCGGAACCCAGCGTGCTGTAGCTAAAGCGTTAGGCATTAGCGACGCAGCAGTCTCTCAGTGGAAGGAAGTCATCCCAGAGAAAGACGCCTATCGACTGGAAGTCGTTACAGCTGGCGCCCTGAAGTATCAAGAAAGCGCTTACCGCAAAGCGGCATAA